The genomic window TCTTACCGGCATTACTTGAAAAGTCAAATTCTCCCTCAACTTGACCGATTCAGGCTCTAACACATGAGCCGTATCCAACGTGTACTTACGGAGTTGTGACatgtggaatacgtcatgcaagcTGGACAAGTGAGGTGGCAAAGCTACTTGATATGCCACCGGCCCGAATCGCCTCaaaatctcaaacggtccaatgaatctcggattcaacttctttgttttgattgctcttccaatcccGGTTGTCAGTGTAACCTTCAGAAATACGTGCTCTCCTACTTCAAATTCCAATAGTTTCTTTCTCTGATCTGCATAACTTTTCTATCGACTCTGTGCCGTTAGAATTCTCTCTCGAATCATCTTAAACTTCTCAGTAGTCTCTACTACCAAATCAGGACCCAAAACGCTTGCTTCACcagattcataccaacaaagtgaAGATTGGCACTTTCGTCCATACagggcctcatacggagccatcctaatgctcgcatgaaagctgttgttgtacgcaaactccactaaTAGCATGTAACGGTGCCAACTTCTGGGTTGATCCAAAACATATGCTCTCAGCATATCTTCCAacgtctgaatagtcctttcTGACTGTCCATCCATTTGTGGATGATATGCAGTACTTAGCCATAGTTTCGTACCAAAAGAcctttggaaagctccccaaaaccttgatatGAATAGGGGATCACAATCTGACACTATGCTCGtggcacaccatgcaaccttacgATCTCCTTGATGTACAATCTCGCCAACTCCTCCATTGAACAATTCACTcgaataggcagaaaatgagcggatttggttaagcgatccacgatcacccaaaccgcaTCAAATCCTGACCTAGTCCTCAGTAATCCGGTCACAAAATCCAtagcaattccttcccacttccagtGAGGAATCTCAATTGGCTGTAGCATTCTCGACggtttctgatgctctatcttcactttCTGACACGTCAGGCACTTGGATACCACTGtagctacatcacctttcatcccaAGCCACTAGAACATATTCTTTAAATCATAGTACATCTTTGTACTTCCGGGATGAATGGAAAATTCACTGTTATGAGCTTCCAACAATAAGTCTTGCCTCAAACTCCTGACATCCGGTATACAAATCCTCTCCTTATATCTCTACAATCATTCATCATCTTTGGTGAATTCTCCAAGCCTCTTCTCACCAACTGGTTGAAATAATTGCTGAATGTtttgctcatcttgctgagcccttTGAATCTCCGTCTTAAACGTACTTGAAATTTGCAACTGATTCAAACAAGCTTTTccggcaacttcaccaatatctagcttaagatccacaaacttatccactAACTCTTCCTCCTTGATTCTCATCCATGCTATGGTTAAGGACTTCCAACTTAATGCATCCACCACCACGTTCGCCTTTCCTGGGTGATAACTCAGTTCAAAATCATAATTCTTTaacaattccatccacctcctctgatacatattgagctctttctaatcaaagatgtacttgagatTCTTATGATCAGAGAAGATGCTAAACCTCACTCCAtacaagtggtgtctccaaatcttcaatgcaaacacaatcgccgctaattccaaatcatgagttgggtaatttaCCTCATGTGGTCTTagctgacgcgatgcgtaagcctccacattccggtgttgcatcaacacgcaacctaAACCCTTCAAAGAAGCATCATAGTATACTTCAAACGGTTCATGCGGTTCCAGTAAAATCAaaacaggtgctgaagttaacTTCTGCTTCAAAGTTTGAAAACTATCTTCACACTCTAAAGTCCACACAAAAGGCACTTCCTTCCTTGTCAACTTAGTCATCGGTAGTACAATCCGGGAAAATACTTCAATGCATCTCCGGTAATATCCGGCTAAGCCCAAGAAACTTCGGACTTCCGTCACCGTTGttggtctttcccattccatcaccgcttctACCTTAGAAGGATCCACTGCTATTCCTCCTTTGCTCACCACGTGACCTAGGAATTTCACTTCCTCCTTTCAGAACTCGCACTTGGATAACTTAGCATACAACTTTCGCTCCTTTAAGATTTGCAATACAATTCTCAAGTGTTCCTCATGTTCATTTGTCGTCTTAGAATAAACTAAGATGTCGTCTATGAAAACCACgacgaatttgtccaaaaaggaacaaaatactctgttcatgtaatccatgaaaacagcaggtgcattcgttaacccaaaggacataaccgcaaactcgtagtgtctATAGCGCGTCCTAAACGCAGTTTTAGGGATATCATCCtccttcacccttatctgatggtaaccggatctcaaatcgATCTTGGAAAACACTCCAAATCCTTGCAATTaatccatcaagtcatctatccttggcagcgggtacttgttcttcacagtcactttgttcaactgtcggtaatctacacacagtcgcattcctccatccttcttctttaccaataaaactggcgctccccaTGGTGTTACACTCagtcgaatgaacctcttgttcagaagctcttccaactgagtctttaatTCAGCCAGCTCTATCAGAGCCATTCAATACGGTGCAATCGACACTGGTCCGGCTACCGGCACCAATTCAATCACAAATTCAATCTCCATTTGAGGTAGGAACTCTGGGATATCTTTTGGGAACACCTCCGGAATGTCTCTAACTACTGGAATTTGATCTAGTTCCTAATTATCACCTAATGTATTCGTAGCCAACAgaatataaccctgacactcttTTCTACTACAGTGCACCATTACCGAGTTCATGTAGTAACCCTCAGCTATCACTGCTCCCTTTtctccttccggcataaactgaattgaccgctcaaagcaatccaacaaaactCGGTTCTTCGACAAAACCCTTCAAAGAAGCATCATAGTATACTTCAAACGGTTCATGCGGTTCCAGTAAAATCAaaacaggtgctgaagttaacTTCTGCTTCAAAGTTTGAAAACTATCTTCACACTCTAAAGTCCACACAAAAGGCACTTCCTTCCTTGTCAACTTAGTCATCGGTAGTACAATCCGGGAAAATACTTCAATGCATCTCCGGTAATATCCGGCTAAGCCCAAGAAACTTCGGACTTCCGTCACCGTTGttggtctttcccattccatcaccgcttctACCTTAGAAGGATCCACTGCTATTCCTCCTTTGCTCACCACGTGACCTAGGAATTTCACTTCCTCCTTTCAGAACTCGCACTTGGATAACTTAGCATACAACTTTCGCTCCTTTAAGATTTGCAATACAATTCTCAAGTGTTCCTCATGTTCATTTGTCGTCTTAGAATAAACTAAGATGtcgtctatgaaaaccaccacgaatttgtccaaaaagggatgaaatactctattcatgtaatccatgaacacagcaggtgcattcgtcaacccaaaggacatcaccaCAAACTCGTAGTGTCTATAGCGCGTCCTAAACGCAGTTTTAGGGATATCATCCtccttcacccttatctgatggtaaccggatctcaaatcgATCTTGGAAAACACTCCAAATCCTTGCAATTaatccatcaagtcatctatccttggcagcgggtacttgttcttcacagtcactttgttcaactgtcggtaatctacacacagtcgcattcctccatccttcttctttaccaataaaactggcgctccccaTGGTGTTACACTCagtcgaatgaacctcttgttcagaagctcttccaactgagtctttaatTCAGCCAGCTCTATCAGAGCCATTCAATACGGTGCAATCGACACTGGTCCGGCTACCGGCACCAATTCAATCACAAATTCAATCTCCCTTTGAGGTGGGAACTCAGGGATATCTTCCGGGAATACCTCCGAAAAGTCTCTAACTACCGAAATTTGATCCAAGTTCTGGGCATCACCCAACGCATTAACAGTTAACAAgatataaccctgacactcttCCCCACTACAGTGCACCATCACAGAGTTCAGGTAGTAGCCCTCAGCTATCACCGCTCCCTTTTCTCCTTCCGACATAAACTGAATTGACCgttcaaagcaatccaacaaaactCGATTCTTTGATAACCAATCAAATCCCAATATCATCTCCAATCCAACCATTGGTAAATAGAAAAAATCATGCACGAAGtctctaccctcaagcttgaaacATATTTGTCTCCACCCTGACCTAGTCATAACCGTCTgatgcggagtatgtacatgcagatAAAATGCTAACTCTGACACTTTCAAGCCTAGTTCATCAACTTTAGCAAACGAAATAAACGAATGCGAAGTCCCAGTATCATACAATGCAACTAAGATTTTATCACCAATTAgacatatacctctcatcaacggATCTGCTTTAGAAGCATCCTTGGCGTTCACGGCAAAAACTCGACCTTGATGCTGACTCTGGCCCGCATTCAGGTTCCTCCCATGAGTGCGATCCCTCGTAATGTGGCCAGGCAACCCACAGTTGAAGCACCCACCTAAACCAATCTTGCAAGAGTCATATGGATGATAACGTCCACAACGCACACAAGTTAATTCCAGAGAAATCTTACTCTGGTTTCCTCTTCCTTTAGCATACTGAAACTGATTCTGAGTCTTCTTTCTAAATCCTCCTTGTGCTTGAGGTGGATATCCTCCTCTCTTGAAACTCTGATCTCTCGGATGAAAATACTTGCCACGCCCTTTAATAGTATTCCCTCCATGAGTGTCCTTGGACGCAGCTACTGTCTTTGCATACTCTTCAACCACCCTCGCCTTGTTCACCAAATAAAAAAAGTACTAATCTCCATTGGAGCCACTACAGTCATAATGTTGTCCTTCAACCCCCTCTGATACTTGATACATTTCCAGCTTTCATAGGTCTCCGGGGCACCCTGACACACCCTGGAAAACCTACAAAGCTCCTCAAACTTGCTTGTGTAGTCTGCCAAAGATAAGGAACCTTGCTTCACCTGCATAAGATTTCATCTCCTTTGCTTCCCATGCAGACTCAGGAAAATACTTCCTATAGAAGGCCGTTTGGAACACATACCAAGGAACATCAGCGTTCTGAAGCTGTAGCAAGCGGCACTCAGCTTGCCACCAGTGCTGGGCCTCTCTGCAAGCTGATAAGCCGCAAATTCTACATACTGATTATTCGAAACGTGCTGTGCTTGCAACGCACGTTCCATGGCCTGGAACTAGTTATCTACTTCTGTAGGGTTGGTTGATCTCCGAAAAAttggcggatgaaccttgagaaaagtCGGCAAGGTCATCGGAGCACATCCCGTGTTATCTCCATTTCCCTCAACATTCTCATTCGCATTTTCTTTCCCATTCCCATTTCAGTTTTTGGCCTGTTAGCCTAACCTCTGCAtagcttgcagagtcgcagcagcattagtgatgaacggataatttatcccatttttggcattgtttttacataatttttagtatgttttagctactttttattatatttttattagtttttatgcaaaaattacatttctagactttactatgagtttgtgtgttttctgtaatttcaagtattttttggctgaaattgtgggacctgagcaaaaatctgattcagaggctgagcaaggactgcagatgctgttggattctgaccctcctgtactcgaagtggattttctggagctacagaagtccacttggcacgctctcaattgctttggaaagtagacattttgggctttctagcaatatataatagtccatactttgcccgagatttgatggcccaaactggcgttaaactccagccagagacccttttctggtgtaaaacgccagaactggcacacttcttggcgttaaacgcccattttggcaccagggtggcgtttaactccaatttgaggcatatgcacgtggaagcttgaaagctcagcccaaacactcaccaagtggaccccggaagtggaattctgcactatctacacctagttactcattttctgtaaacctaagttattagtttagtataaaaactactttttgagATTTGTttggtatctcatgacattttacatttcatattgtatcttctacagcatgagcctctaaaccccataggtgggggtgaggagctctgctgtgtttcaatggattaatgcaattgctattgttttctattcaatcacgcttgattctgttctaagatactcactcgtacttcaatctggagaagatgatgatctgtgacactcatcatcattctcacatttatgaatgcgtgcttgacaaccactcccgttctacctgagttcaacgtagtcattgggcgacagcttgagtgcgtatctcttgggtctctgatccacggaccgagtccgtgagattagaaccttcgtggtagaggctagaaccaattggcagcattcttgagatccgaaaagtctaaaccttgtttgtggtattccgagtaggatctggaacgggatgactgtgacatgcttcaaactcacgaattttgggcgcagtgacagtgtgcaaaaggatagagagatcctattccgacactagtgagaaccgacagatgattagctgtgcggtagctgtacctggtatttttcatccgagacgagagatccgacagttgattagtcgtacagaaatcgtacctggtatttttcatccgagaggacggatggtagccattgacaacagtgatccaccaatatacagcttgccattgaaggaagccatgcgtgtttggagaagaagacagtaggaaagcagagattcagacaaTAGAGCATcttcggaacctcaacctgttcctcattactgaatcacaagtatcatttatttcatgttatttacttttcataaacaaaatcaattaTATCTAttgaatctcctgactaagaattacaagataaccatagtttgcttcaagccgacaatctccatgggatcgacccttactcacgtatggtattacttggacgaccaagtgcacttgctggttagttgtgcggagttgtgaaaagagtgatcacaattccgtgcaccaagtttttggcgccgttgccaggaattgttcgagtttggacaactgacggttcatcttgttgcttagattaggaaaaatttatcttttttggcttacagtcactaaatttgagtcttttattttcttttcaaaaattttatttttctttattaatctttaatttttctttgagtcttctgtttgaatttagtttcatgttttaagtttggtgtcaattgcatgtttttatttttcttcaatttttcgaattgtatgttctttttattcttcatatttttgaattttatgttccttgttcttttgtgatcttcaagttgttcttgcttattttccttgtttgatctttagtttttcttgtttgtgtctttccttgtttttcttgtgcatcttcgaattattagtgtccaaagtataaaaatttttaagtttggtgtcctttgtatttttattttcctaaagatttccaaaatttgctcttggtgttcatcttgatcttcaaagtgttcttggtgttcatcttgacattcaaagttttcttgtttgttttctttattttgatctaaaaattctaagtttagtgtcattttattgtttttctctttcctcattaaattcaaaaaaataaaaaaatatcttttctctttattttaattgaattttcgaaatttacattaaaaaattcagatttttattttaaaatttttatcttatcttatcttagttttaaatttcaaaattcaaattttttcaaaaatcatatctttttcaaaatcttatcttatcttatttcaaattcaattttcaaatttcaattaaattccaaaattcaaaattcaaatttcaaaatttaaatttaaaattttaaaaatcaaaccttttcaaaatttaaatcttttttaaatctttatcttatattgttgactttttcaaaattcaaaattcaaaattcaaatttcaaatttcaaaattcgaaaatcttttataaaatttttcaaaatctttttctttttctttataatttttgaattacttgtcctatttcattattttgattgaaaaattttaagtttggtattctcttgttaagaaagtttcaatctttaaaattctaaaatcatatctttttcaaatcttttcttttatttattatcttacaaatattttttattttaagacatatctttttctaaacttcctaaccaatttttctcccttcatttttcgaaaatcctcaccNNNNNNNNNNNNNNNNNNNNNNNNNNNNNNNNNNNNNNNNNNNNNNNNNNNNNNNNNNNNNNNNNNNNNNNNNNNNNNttaaatctttttaattaattaattattttagttttcaattttcttttaatttttgaacttatattcgatttttcatttattttattttattttcttttcttttaatttcggtattcaaaaaaatataataaaagaataaaatttttatttacaatccacatcatctccctttctccatcatggacctaagtggaaatgaacagtccagaaggactctggggtcatatgataaccccactactgcttcatatgggagtagtatatgTATAtcccccatcagagccagcacttttgagctaaatcctcagctcattatcatggtgcagcaaaattgccagtattccagtcttctacaggaagaaccta from Arachis ipaensis cultivar K30076 chromosome B09, Araip1.1, whole genome shotgun sequence includes these protein-coding regions:
- the LOC110266846 gene encoding uncharacterized protein LOC110266846 encodes the protein MERALQAQHVSNNQYVEFAAYQLAERPSTGGKLSAACYSFRTLMFLDYTSKFEELCRFSRVCQGAPETYESWKCIKYQRGLKDNIMTARVVEEYAKTVAASKDTHGGNTIKGRGKYFHPRDQSFKRGGYPPQAQGGFRKKTQNQFQYAKGRGNQSKISLELTCVRCGRYHPYDSCKIGLGGCFNCGLPGHITRDRTHGRNLNAGQSQHQGRVFAVNAKDASKADPLMRGICLIGDKILVALYDTGTSHSFISFAKVDELGLKVSELAFYLHVHTPHQTVMTRSGWRQICFKLEGRDFVHDFFYLPMVGLEMILGFDWLSKNRVLLDCFERSIQFMSEGEKGAVIAEGYYLNSVMVHCSGEECQGYILLTVNALGDAQNLDQISVVRDFSEVFPEDIPEFPPQREIEFVIELVPVAGPVSIAPY